A single region of the Cryptococcus decagattii chromosome 4, complete sequence genome encodes:
- a CDS encoding mitochondrial-processing peptidase subunit beta, translating to MPASRILSRAIARPPVPKILKPSLARNLAAVHPVTTTTSADPVTRTSTLSNGLSISTETIPGASTSTVGLWIDAGSRADAPNASGTAHFLEHLAFKGTKSRSQTQLELEVENLGAHLNAYTSREQTVYYAKAFDKDVPQAVDILSDILQNSKLEESAIERERDVILREQEEVEKQYEEVVFDHLHSVAFQGSALGNTILGPKEHINSISKSDLQSYISKNYTADRMALIGAGSIEHDALVKLAEKHFASLPVSSNPIPLGGQSHTPAEFIGSEVRIRDDTMDTINLAIAVEGVGWKSPDYWPMLVMQSIFGNWDRSLGASSLLSSRLSHIISSNNLANSYMSFSTSYSDTGLWGIYLVSENIMNVDDLAHFTLKEWTRMSTSPTIAEVERAKSQLKASLLLGLDGTTAIAEDIGRQLITTGKRYTPREIERYVDAVTPQEIQRVAQKYLWDKDIAVAALGRTDGLFDYTRLRADMSSMIL from the exons ATGCCCGCGTCCCGTATCCTCTCCCGCGCCATCGCCCGCCCCCCCGTGCCCAAGATCCTCAAGCCA TCGCTGGCGAGGAATCTTGCCGCCGTGCACCCAgtcaccaccaccaccagcgCAGATCCCGTAACAAGGACATCCACTCTCTCAAACGGACTCAGCATCTCCACAGAGACAATCCCGGGTGCGTCCACTTCTACAGTCGGACTCTGGATCGACGCCGGATCTAGGGCAGACGCTCCCAACGCCAGCGGCACTGCCCACTTTCTCGAG CACCTTGCGTTCAAGGGAACCAAGTCGCGATCACAGACACAGCTCGAGCTCGAGGTCGAAAACCTCGGCGCCCACCTGAACGCCTACACCTCGCGCGAGCAAACAGTCTACTACGCCAAGGCGTTCGACAAGGACGTGCCCCAGGCGGTCGATATTCTCTCCGACATTCTCCAAAACTCCAAGCTCGAAGAGTCGGCGATTGAGAGGGAGCGCGATGTCATTCTTAGggagcaggaagaggtCGAGAAGCAGTATGAGGAGGTTGTCTTTGACCACTTGCACTCTGTCGCTTTCCAGG GCTCTGCGCTTGGAAACACCATCCTCGGCCCCAAGGAACACATCAACTCGATCTCCAAGTCTGATCTCCAGTCCTACATTTCCAAAAACTACACTGCCGACCGGATGGCCTTGATCGGTGCCGGCTCCATCGAGCACGATGCGCTCGTCAAGCTCGCCGAAAAGCACTTTGCCTCCCTCCCCGTGTCCTCCAACCCCATCCCCCTCGGTGGCCAGTCCCACACCCCGGCCGAGTTTATCGGTTCCGAAGTCCGGATCCGAGACGACACGATGGACACCATCAACCTCGCCATCGCCGTCGAGGGTGTCGGATGGAAGTCTCCCGACTACTGGCCCATGCTCGTCATGCAGAGTATCTTTGGTAACTGGGATAGGTCCCTGGGCGCGAGCTCCTTGCTGAGCAGCAGGTTGTCCCATATCATCTCCAGCAACAACCTTGCCAACTCTTACATGTCCTTTTCGACTTCTTACTCTGACACCGGTCTCTGGGGTATCTATCTCGTTTCcgaaaacatcatgaacGTCGACGACCTTGCCCACTTTACCCTCAAAGAATGGACCCGCATGTCTACAAGTCCCACTATCGCCGAAGTCGAGCGTGCCAAGTCTCAGCTCAAGGCTTCCCTCTTGTTGGGTCTCGACGGTACCACCGCCATCGCCGAAGAC ATTGGCCGACAATTGATCACCACCGGCAAACGATACACCCCCCGCGAAATCGAGCGATACGTCGATGCCGTCACCCCTCAGGAAATTCAGCGTGTTGCCCA